In a single window of the Victivallis lenta genome:
- a CDS encoding RecB family exonuclease: MEGGVMATIDELRKEPHWSYSALNTYLNICQAQFMYRYVDQAEVERTSVCFPFGKAFHSALTAQAWECMMGGSLTRDEIVDRFEEAFKIEAEATPNLIYKEGENFDTVIDLAVKMLDAALANWSDYYTVKGVAQAFRIDVPGLDKPLIGEYDLIVQDGRDACIVDWKTSTSRWPAGKADRDLQATVFSYAYEKQNGTAPLFRFDVITKTKNPGCESHYTSRGFHDFRRFEALANRAQYAINKGVFLPNETSFACSECPYRDRCKSWHSTLVYSPSTKRLNQDGKSSECREKPTSDSYSAR, from the coding sequence ATGGAGGGCGGCGTAATGGCGACCATCGACGAACTGCGGAAGGAACCGCACTGGTCGTATTCGGCGTTGAATACGTACCTCAATATCTGTCAGGCGCAATTCATGTACCGCTACGTGGATCAGGCCGAGGTCGAACGAACTTCGGTCTGCTTCCCGTTCGGCAAGGCGTTCCATTCGGCATTGACCGCTCAGGCGTGGGAGTGCATGATGGGCGGCTCGCTGACCCGCGACGAAATCGTTGACCGGTTTGAAGAGGCGTTCAAAATCGAAGCCGAAGCGACGCCGAACCTGATCTACAAGGAAGGCGAGAACTTCGATACGGTGATCGACCTTGCCGTGAAGATGCTGGATGCGGCGTTGGCAAACTGGTCGGATTACTACACTGTCAAGGGCGTTGCGCAGGCGTTCAGGATCGACGTTCCCGGACTGGACAAGCCCCTGATCGGCGAATACGACCTCATCGTTCAGGATGGGCGGGATGCCTGTATCGTGGACTGGAAAACCTCCACGAGCCGCTGGCCTGCCGGGAAAGCTGACCGCGATCTTCAGGCGACCGTGTTCAGCTACGCCTATGAGAAGCAGAACGGTACGGCTCCGCTCTTTCGGTTCGATGTTATCACCAAGACGAAGAATCCGGGTTGTGAGAGCCACTACACCAGTCGCGGATTTCACGATTTCCGGCGCTTCGAGGCGCTGGCGAACCGGGCGCAGTACGCGATCAACAAAGGCGTGTTCCTGCCCAATGAAACATCGTTCGCCTGTAGCGAGTGTCCGTATCGGGATCGTTGCAAGTCCTGGCATTCGACTTTGGTTTATTCACCCAGCACAAAGCGTCTGAACCAAGATGGCAAGAGCTCTGAATGCAGAGAGAAGCCGACCTCCGATTCATACTCCGCCAGATAA
- a CDS encoding sodium:panthothenate symporter, with product MGSADWIIIVVPLIAVIGMGCFIRRFIIGVSDFLVAGRICRRYVIISSNLANALSLVALAAYVESQYATGFALSFWMSLTLPLGIFISLSGYCLYRFRETKAMSLGQFLEMRYCRSLRIFACFLRSVAEIMANVILPALAARFFICYLGLPQTFPLLGWQCPTFLAIVVITLFLAISLICMGGALVVIATNALQGIILLPAALFLLIFLLTRFSISDEVLPVLSARIPGESFLNPFDISSLRDFNLIMLLVILSGMLLHTASGLTGTGNSAISPHETKMGAILGTWRTVFSTFFFTVIALTVITVLHHPNYAGDARAIRFDISRNIAGELIADNAERSEFMASIESIPEHGNTLEEGRLFARNDNPDEIYFHKAQENFDLTGEGSSKLQQFKTIFHQLMLPATMRRILPNGLSGLFCMMVLLFILSTDCSRIFSASSTLVQDCIVPFYRMETLPPNKHIFFLRIISVGVGILWGAGSWYMTQLDYINLFITIMYGMWLGGCGPMIVFGLYSRFGTSVGAWCSLLVGMGVNLSGALLQRYWADLIYPFLEKMGWVDDLGRILSGISSPFNPYLVWKMNRLKFPINSYEIYFIAMLTSVISYVMVSYLTCRAPFKLKQMLHREDAIDETVGLRPICALKIFFAKLTGVTPEYSCGDKIIAWSCFGYSFLYRFCIAFAAIIVFNIFSPWSLSSWKAYFFTVFLLVPGIIATIVVFWFGIGGIMDLRRMFRELKNRIADPRDNGMVDNCGSRQKVLSTLRRGN from the coding sequence ATGGGAAGTGCCGACTGGATTATTATTGTTGTTCCATTGATTGCCGTCATCGGAATGGGATGTTTTATCCGCCGGTTTATTATCGGAGTATCGGATTTTTTGGTTGCCGGCAGAATTTGCCGCCGCTATGTCATCATCTCGTCCAATTTGGCCAACGCCCTGAGTCTGGTGGCATTGGCGGCATACGTAGAAAGTCAATATGCAACCGGATTTGCTCTGAGCTTCTGGATGTCCCTGACGCTGCCGCTGGGGATTTTCATTTCGCTCTCCGGTTATTGCCTCTACCGCTTTCGTGAAACGAAAGCAATGAGTCTTGGGCAGTTTCTGGAAATGCGTTATTGTCGCAGTTTACGGATATTCGCCTGCTTTCTGCGCTCTGTTGCTGAAATAATGGCAAACGTCATCTTGCCCGCATTGGCGGCACGCTTCTTTATCTGCTATCTGGGGCTGCCACAGACTTTTCCGCTTTTGGGGTGGCAATGTCCGACGTTTCTGGCAATCGTGGTCATTACGTTGTTTCTGGCAATCAGCCTGATCTGCATGGGGGGAGCTTTGGTTGTGATCGCAACGAATGCCTTGCAGGGAATCATCCTTCTTCCTGCCGCCCTGTTTCTTCTAATCTTCCTGCTTACCCGATTTTCAATTTCAGATGAAGTTCTGCCCGTATTGAGCGCACGGATTCCGGGAGAGAGCTTTCTGAATCCTTTTGATATTTCCAGTTTGCGCGATTTTAACCTCATAATGCTGCTCGTCATCCTCTCTGGAATGCTTCTGCATACAGCAAGCGGACTCACAGGAACTGGAAATTCTGCAATAAGCCCTCACGAAACGAAAATGGGGGCTATCCTCGGAACTTGGCGCACAGTATTCTCGACATTTTTTTTTACAGTGATTGCTCTTACGGTCATCACGGTGTTGCACCATCCCAATTACGCAGGTGACGCAAGGGCGATTCGGTTCGACATCTCCCGGAACATCGCAGGAGAACTGATTGCCGACAATGCAGAGCGTTCAGAATTTATGGCCAGTATTGAGTCGATTCCTGAACATGGGAATACGCTTGAAGAAGGCCGGCTTTTCGCGCGGAATGACAACCCCGATGAAATTTATTTTCATAAAGCGCAGGAAAATTTTGATTTAACCGGCGAAGGCAGTTCAAAGCTTCAGCAATTCAAGACAATCTTTCACCAGTTGATGCTTCCGGCAACCATGCGCCGAATTCTGCCGAATGGTTTGAGCGGACTTTTCTGCATGATGGTTCTGCTTTTTATCCTCTCCACGGATTGCAGCCGGATCTTTTCTGCAAGTTCTACCCTTGTGCAGGACTGTATTGTACCGTTCTATCGAATGGAAACGCTTCCGCCGAACAAACATATTTTCTTTCTCCGAATTATTTCCGTTGGTGTCGGTATTCTTTGGGGGGCCGGTTCGTGGTACATGACTCAACTGGACTATATCAATCTGTTCATCACGATCATGTACGGCATGTGGCTCGGCGGTTGCGGTCCTATGATTGTTTTCGGATTGTACAGCCGTTTCGGGACCTCCGTGGGGGCCTGGTGTTCACTTCTTGTCGGGATGGGAGTCAACCTGTCTGGAGCTTTGTTGCAACGTTACTGGGCTGACCTGATTTATCCGTTTCTGGAAAAAATGGGATGGGTTGACGACCTGGGGAGGATTCTTTCCGGCATCTCATCACCATTTAATCCCTATCTGGTCTGGAAAATGAATCGTTTAAAATTCCCGATCAACTCTTATGAAATTTATTTTATTGCCATGCTGACTTCAGTCATCAGCTATGTCATGGTATCTTATCTGACCTGCCGTGCACCTTTTAAGCTGAAACAGATGCTGCACCGCGAAGACGCCATTGATGAAACAGTTGGTTTACGGCCCATCTGTGCTTTAAAAATATTTTTTGCAAAGCTGACAGGTGTGACTCCGGAATACAGTTGTGGTGACAAGATAATTGCCTGGAGCTGTTTCGGTTATTCGTTCCTTTATCGTTTCTGCATTGCATTTGCAGCGATTATTGTTTTTAATATTTTTTCTCCATGGTCACTCTCATCGTGGAAGGCCTATTTTTTTACGGTATTTCTGCTTGTTCCCGGAATCATCGCAACAATTGTTGTTTTCTGGTTTGGAATCGGAGGAATCATGGATTTACGCAGGATGTTCCGCGAATTGAAAAATCGAATTGCAGATCCCAGGGACAACGGTATGGTGGATAACTGCGGTTCTCGTCAAAAAGTCTTATCTACACTCAGGAGGGGAAATTAA
- a CDS encoding prepilin-type N-terminal cleavage/methylation domain-containing protein, with protein sequence MKVVRHFSLVELLIVCSIIMILAALLVPALNQARSNAKSTICLNNQRQILMILQMYGMDHNEIPIKYWSKALLETQYVPPSDNVSLFCPTWYPPNELGNHHQTYGMRQIEEEVHSFVNVQTPSTHVLIADSIRLNPDDPQDGMKQYFRFYGNTGQHMNRVHCRHQRKANVGFMDGHVESCSGQELENFGCPKYAY encoded by the coding sequence ATGAAAGTCGTTCGTCATTTTTCTCTAGTGGAATTACTAATAGTTTGTTCGATCATTATGATTCTCGCCGCACTTTTGGTGCCGGCATTAAACCAGGCGAGAAGTAATGCAAAATCAACTATCTGCCTCAACAATCAAAGGCAGATATTGATGATTCTTCAAATGTATGGCATGGATCATAATGAGATTCCGATCAAATACTGGTCAAAAGCTTTATTGGAAACTCAATATGTCCCTCCGAGCGACAATGTTTCATTATTCTGTCCGACTTGGTATCCTCCGAATGAACTGGGCAATCATCATCAGACATATGGAATGCGTCAGATTGAAGAAGAAGTTCATTCTTTTGTGAATGTTCAAACCCCTTCGACCCATGTACTGATTGCGGACTCTATCCGCCTTAATCCTGATGACCCGCAAGATGGAATGAAACAATATTTTCGTTTCTACGGAAATACAGGGCAGCATATGAACCGAGTCCACTGTCGTCACCAACGGAAAGCGAATGTCGGTTTTATGGACGGTCATGTCGAATCGTGTTCCGGACAGGAACTCGAAAACTTCGGGTGTCCGAAATATGCATATTAA
- a CDS encoding DUF4838 domain-containing protein, translating into MHIKSTVTFVLWMISAILWADPVIVTPKLPAEISFPPGETVCYAAKFLQMHIRAATGKNLAIIPESEAEKYAERIWIGNTRFSAQNLGEIRFQPEELLIQSVDSDLILCGEITPKGIDRGTLFAVYEYLERALGIRWFFADISALYPDGLGTVIPVGMELKLSGWNIRTYPRCRQREGGVSYYYEPVEIQKKWHPVLRFGSSLPYRNANHTQINWYHLYHETHPEYFAKDRTGRVSFNHRLPHRNYICPNASGLLEQMLENIAAADAGCPPENAWGPCPPEKNYVYFAFNDGMTLQKTCHCSICERLLQPEAPEAGQASELVFDFVTRYARAVGTCRPERSLVTLAFHHYRKPPVQCDIPENLNVIYVTKLMHYANDPATWNAETAYIRDWAYLLKNNPDRLRIWLNIVHPMQYVSRVPCFYPNLFQKWLRANLQYSDAYFINGLNPYLKRLDESARRKTLATYPMVWLQSRLLWNPDTEVEALLADYTANLYGPAGKTMFRLFQLLTERWEKCPMPSDADEENFIHTVRFPQAAAAEVEALFEQAVREASEDDMARRRVEFCYSALWRPFAAESEAWHQKRKVE; encoded by the coding sequence ATGCATATTAAGTCTACTGTGACGTTTGTTTTGTGGATGATCTCTGCCATACTTTGGGCAGATCCGGTCATCGTGACTCCAAAGCTCCCTGCGGAAATCTCCTTTCCTCCAGGAGAAACAGTTTGCTATGCGGCAAAATTTCTGCAAATGCACATTCGGGCGGCCACGGGAAAAAATCTTGCAATCATCCCGGAATCCGAAGCGGAAAAATATGCCGAACGAATCTGGATCGGCAATACTCGGTTTTCCGCTCAGAATTTGGGAGAGATTCGATTTCAGCCGGAAGAATTGCTGATTCAATCCGTCGACAGCGACCTGATTCTCTGCGGAGAAATCACTCCGAAGGGAATTGACCGGGGAACGCTTTTCGCCGTCTACGAATATCTGGAACGGGCATTGGGGATCCGTTGGTTCTTTGCTGATATTTCGGCATTGTATCCGGACGGACTCGGCACTGTCATTCCGGTCGGAATGGAACTGAAACTCTCAGGCTGGAATATCCGAACCTATCCTCGTTGCCGTCAGCGTGAGGGCGGGGTAAGTTATTATTATGAACCTGTTGAAATACAGAAAAAATGGCATCCGGTACTTCGTTTCGGCTCCTCATTGCCGTATCGCAATGCGAATCATACGCAGATCAACTGGTATCATCTTTATCATGAAACTCATCCGGAATATTTCGCAAAAGATCGGACCGGCAGGGTCAGCTTCAATCACCGATTGCCGCACCGCAACTACATCTGTCCGAATGCTTCCGGATTGCTTGAACAGATGCTGGAGAATATCGCTGCCGCCGATGCCGGATGTCCTCCGGAAAATGCCTGGGGGCCGTGCCCGCCGGAAAAGAATTATGTCTATTTCGCCTTCAACGACGGTATGACCTTGCAAAAGACTTGTCACTGTTCGATATGCGAACGACTGCTTCAACCGGAAGCACCGGAGGCAGGTCAGGCGAGTGAGCTGGTTTTTGATTTCGTTACTCGTTACGCGCGTGCTGTCGGTACGTGCCGGCCGGAACGGAGTTTGGTGACGCTGGCGTTTCACCATTATCGGAAACCACCGGTGCAATGCGATATCCCGGAAAATCTGAATGTGATCTATGTAACGAAACTTATGCATTATGCCAATGATCCAGCCACTTGGAATGCGGAAACTGCCTATATTCGGGATTGGGCATATTTATTGAAAAATAACCCGGACCGATTGCGAATCTGGCTGAACATCGTTCATCCGATGCAGTATGTTTCGCGAGTGCCGTGCTTCTATCCGAATCTTTTTCAAAAATGGTTGCGCGCCAATCTGCAGTACAGTGACGCCTACTTCATCAACGGACTGAATCCTTATCTGAAACGTCTCGATGAAAGCGCCCGGAGGAAAACGCTTGCCACCTATCCGATGGTCTGGCTGCAAAGCCGCCTGCTGTGGAATCCCGACACCGAAGTGGAGGCTCTGCTCGCAGATTATACGGCAAATCTCTACGGCCCGGCGGGCAAAACCATGTTCAGGCTCTTTCAGCTTCTGACAGAACGATGGGAGAAATGCCCAATGCCGTCCGATGCAGATGAAGAGAACTTCATTCATACGGTACGTTTTCCACAAGCAGCAGCTGCAGAAGTCGAGGCTCTGTTTGAACAGGCAGTCCGGGAAGCTTCTGAAGACGATATGGCAAGACGCCGCGTAGAATTCTGTTATTCCGCTCTCTGGCGGCCTTTTGCCGCGGAGTCAGAAGCATGGCATCAAAAGCGGAAGGTGGAATAA
- a CDS encoding GntR family transcriptional regulator, translating into MQIPKDNQDNLSFRPLYKKLAEKISVQILEAKPRNGHFFCTLSDLCEKHNTSITTVRRAVALLTAQGFISCKAGEGVIIKDFELLRKVTSLNFRVLILHHHFRKQLNDFFELRLSALIQGFSSSDISVQVIYRELLDDVNSFYWQSSQGIVCGNSMVNRVLSACQTYGMRQVLVINPPANVILPENFHPVYYDFDGLVRLSCQFWERTGCRKIIMIRNDRNIIPPPEVEIIDLEEYPTVEAGHRIAERFLNVPSNTGFWVTDDFVGLGIYDFFRARGENLNEQRRLLVNSSPSRLLIEELGIATIGFCPLQIGELSAKYFAGILKSPEQPRDSLVINAQANAVVSQGIAASDQSE; encoded by the coding sequence ATGCAAATACCAAAGGACAATCAAGATAATCTTTCTTTTCGCCCGCTTTATAAGAAGTTGGCAGAAAAGATTTCTGTTCAGATTCTGGAAGCAAAGCCACGTAATGGTCATTTTTTTTGTACGCTGAGCGATCTGTGTGAAAAGCACAATACCTCCATCACCACAGTACGCAGGGCCGTCGCTCTTCTGACAGCGCAAGGGTTCATCTCCTGCAAGGCTGGCGAAGGGGTCATAATCAAGGATTTTGAATTGTTGCGAAAGGTGACTTCGCTTAACTTTCGTGTCCTGATTCTGCATCATCACTTTCGCAAGCAGCTGAATGATTTTTTTGAATTACGTCTGAGTGCGCTGATTCAGGGATTTTCCTCGAGTGATATTTCCGTTCAGGTGATTTATCGGGAATTGCTGGACGATGTCAATAGTTTTTATTGGCAATCAAGTCAAGGTATCGTTTGCGGCAACTCCATGGTCAACAGGGTTCTTTCCGCCTGCCAGACTTACGGTATGCGGCAGGTTCTGGTGATCAATCCTCCCGCTAATGTTATCTTGCCTGAGAATTTTCATCCCGTGTATTATGACTTTGACGGGCTTGTGCGGCTTTCCTGCCAATTTTGGGAAAGGACCGGGTGCCGGAAAATTATCATGATTCGGAACGATCGCAACATCATTCCCCCTCCGGAGGTCGAGATCATTGACTTGGAGGAATATCCCACGGTCGAAGCCGGACATCGCATCGCAGAACGCTTTCTGAATGTGCCGTCCAACACCGGGTTCTGGGTGACAGACGATTTTGTCGGCTTGGGAATATATGATTTTTTTCGTGCAAGAGGAGAGAATTTGAATGAGCAGAGGCGGCTTCTGGTAAACTCCTCTCCGTCGCGACTTCTGATCGAGGAACTGGGGATCGCCACTATCGGCTTCTGCCCGTTGCAAATCGGAGAACTCTCCGCCAAGTATTTTGCCGGCATTCTGAAAAGTCCGGAACAACCTCGCGACTCTTTGGTCATTAATGCACAAGCGAATGCGGTGGTTTCCCAAGGCATTGCAGCTTCGGATCAGTCAGAATAA
- a CDS encoding right-handed parallel beta-helix repeat-containing protein, whose amino-acid sequence MKVRQLFTAGAMLAGVTFQTVAADWYVSFSTGKNKNAGTQEAPLKNIWKALESAAPGDTIHIAEGNYSGKMSCGWINMDKPVNLIGGYSPDFSTRNPLVHHTMLRPKNEQNATRPTFGTLTIKTRKAGANASVLIDGFIFDHTAANSYHPVEGKPEGFSDGMLTIPPAKGKTKYPSIDKALLNAETDGSLTIQNCLFLNGSNYAILVAHFSGTVKILNNVFIGNRMMGADVRSTNGKPGMVEFEFSNNTLLFTWTRTKAFEDMGFGVRANANMSTNIHHNIIGLNTMSGFDNTKGNDKTKAVTLEDNIFFLNKTADVTVTISPSIKFMKVEDEGFDDLADVDGMKSVKDNLGLKDPALFKGIIDEKYLNAFLAATYSEKVEYDENSPINQFRAALGLNKQGKITSKVSMFANPYPFDSAIKFFGAVQGTGAQIPAQQ is encoded by the coding sequence ATGAAGGTGCGACAACTGTTTACCGCAGGGGCGATGCTGGCCGGAGTAACTTTCCAAACGGTTGCAGCCGATTGGTATGTTTCTTTTTCTACCGGTAAGAACAAAAATGCGGGAACTCAAGAGGCTCCATTGAAGAATATCTGGAAAGCGCTAGAGAGTGCCGCGCCCGGCGATACCATCCACATTGCGGAGGGAAATTATTCCGGAAAAATGTCTTGTGGCTGGATCAATATGGATAAGCCCGTAAATCTGATCGGAGGTTATTCGCCGGATTTCAGTACACGTAATCCTTTAGTGCATCATACCATGCTCCGTCCGAAAAACGAGCAGAATGCCACCAGGCCGACTTTCGGGACGCTGACTATAAAGACACGAAAAGCCGGGGCGAACGCCAGTGTACTGATTGATGGTTTCATTTTCGATCATACCGCCGCAAACAGCTATCATCCAGTGGAGGGAAAACCGGAGGGTTTTTCCGATGGCATGCTGACAATTCCTCCGGCGAAAGGCAAAACCAAGTATCCCTCCATTGACAAAGCGTTGCTCAATGCGGAAACGGACGGTTCTCTTACAATTCAAAACTGTCTTTTTCTCAACGGTAGTAACTACGCAATCCTCGTCGCACATTTTTCCGGAACGGTCAAAATTCTGAACAATGTGTTCATCGGCAACCGCATGATGGGGGCCGATGTGAGAAGTACCAATGGCAAACCGGGAATGGTGGAGTTTGAATTTTCCAACAACACACTGCTTTTTACTTGGACACGGACAAAGGCCTTTGAGGATATGGGATTCGGAGTGCGGGCCAATGCCAATATGTCTACCAATATCCATCACAATATCATCGGCTTGAACACCATGTCCGGCTTCGACAACACCAAGGGCAACGACAAAACCAAAGCGGTCACGCTGGAAGACAATATCTTTTTTCTCAACAAGACAGCGGATGTCACTGTTACAATCAGCCCCTCCATCAAATTCATGAAAGTCGAAGACGAGGGATTCGACGATCTTGCCGATGTGGACGGAATGAAAAGTGTCAAAGACAACCTCGGCCTGAAAGATCCTGCCTTGTTTAAGGGGATTATAGATGAAAAATACCTCAATGCGTTTCTCGCTGCGACCTACTCGGAAAAGGTTGAATACGATGAAAATTCGCCGATCAATCAATTTCGTGCCGCCCTGGGTCTGAATAAACAGGGGAAAATCACTTCTAAAGTGTCTATGTTTGCCAATCCGTATCCCTTTGACAGTGCAATCAAATTTTTCGGAGCAGTTCAGGGAACAGGCGCCCAGATACCGGCGCAGCAGTAA
- a CDS encoding DUF805 domain-containing protein, whose amino-acid sequence MHRKLIDNFINIVTRKYFRFDGRAGRTEFWLFFLAVFIVNIVLGFIPKAGGILGLVWTLGVLLPTLGVTARRLHDIGKSGWIQLVGLIPLIGGIILLILCAKPGDVAANQYGESVK is encoded by the coding sequence ATGCATCGGAAACTGATTGACAACTTCATCAACATTGTGACAAGGAAATATTTCCGCTTTGACGGTCGGGCTGGCCGGACGGAATTTTGGCTCTTTTTTCTGGCCGTATTCATCGTCAACATCGTTTTGGGATTTATACCGAAAGCAGGCGGAATTCTCGGATTGGTCTGGACATTGGGAGTACTGCTGCCGACTTTGGGAGTTACCGCACGACGGCTGCATGACATCGGCAAGTCAGGCTGGATTCAGTTAGTCGGATTGATCCCGCTGATTGGCGGAATTATTCTGCTGATTCTTTGCGCCAAGCCCGGAGACGTGGCGGCAAATCAATATGGCGAAAGCGTGAAATGA
- a CDS encoding autotransporter strand-loop-strand O-heptosyltransferase — MDDFTIAADNNAPTQDISVNTAKPDLTASQELAKGQQVDQKSIYGEVPQIPTLDAIEGIKFDFNDGIRILFPQNQKEYHVTFSDIDTGIILFSQDTVPGAYVTSVKKFYIRFRLVIHEKGGREPIFTHDFDAKDKEVMIQLPVGTIGDSIGWFSYVERFQKKHQCKVICVMAPWIAEIVKKQYPEIIFIAPEETKNYKPYACYHMGLFFKGDVDHQPIDFRYIGLHRTAGYILGVDPADEPPRFDLSAPRRIREKYVCIAAQSSSQAKYWNNPYGWDDVVKFLKENGYRVICIDKERVHGTGLVWNHIPWGTEDETGDKPLQERIDLIKDADFFIGLSSGLSWLAWGCNVPVVMISGFTHPTNEFATPYRVINYHTCHSCWNDMRENFDHFDFLWCPRHKGTDRHFECTKLISAEQVITTIKKIPTFRPLNVE, encoded by the coding sequence ATGGATGATTTTACCATAGCGGCGGATAACAATGCGCCGACGCAAGATATCAGCGTCAATACCGCCAAGCCGGATTTGACCGCAAGTCAAGAACTGGCTAAGGGGCAGCAAGTGGACCAAAAGTCTATTTACGGAGAAGTGCCGCAGATTCCGACTCTGGATGCGATTGAGGGGATTAAGTTCGACTTCAACGACGGTATCCGCATTCTTTTCCCGCAGAATCAGAAAGAGTATCATGTCACATTCTCCGATATCGATACGGGGATTATTCTCTTCAGCCAGGATACCGTTCCCGGAGCCTATGTAACCAGCGTCAAGAAGTTTTATATCCGTTTCCGGCTCGTCATCCATGAAAAAGGTGGCAGGGAACCGATCTTCACCCATGATTTCGATGCGAAAGACAAAGAAGTAATGATCCAGCTTCCGGTCGGCACCATCGGCGACTCCATCGGCTGGTTCAGCTATGTCGAACGCTTCCAGAAAAAGCATCAATGCAAAGTGATCTGCGTCATGGCTCCGTGGATTGCCGAAATCGTGAAGAAACAATATCCGGAGATCATATTTATTGCTCCGGAAGAAACGAAAAATTACAAGCCTTACGCCTGTTACCATATGGGGCTTTTCTTCAAGGGCGATGTCGATCATCAACCGATCGACTTCCGTTATATCGGATTACACCGGACGGCAGGCTATATTCTCGGAGTCGATCCGGCGGATGAACCGCCGCGTTTTGATCTTTCCGCACCACGCCGGATCAGGGAGAAATACGTCTGCATCGCGGCGCAGAGTTCCAGCCAGGCGAAGTATTGGAACAATCCATACGGCTGGGACGATGTCGTCAAATTCCTGAAAGAGAACGGATACCGGGTGATCTGCATTGACAAGGAACGAGTTCACGGTACGGGATTGGTCTGGAATCATATCCCGTGGGGGACCGAGGATGAAACCGGAGACAAACCGCTTCAGGAACGGATTGACCTTATCAAAGACGCGGATTTCTTTATCGGTTTAAGTTCCGGCTTGAGCTGGCTGGCGTGGGGGTGCAATGTTCCGGTGGTGATGATTTCCGGCTTTACGCATCCGACGAATGAATTTGCAACGCCTTACCGCGTCATCAATTATCACACCTGCCACTCCTGCTGGAACGACATGCGCGAGAACTTCGATCACTTTGATTTTCTGTGGTGTCCGCGTCACAAGGGAACCGACCGGCATTTTGAGTGCACGAAACTGATTTCCGCAGAACAGGTCATCACGACGATTAAAAAGATACCAACTTTCCGGCCGTTAAACGTCGAATAA